In the genome of Opitutia bacterium KCR 482, one region contains:
- the rpsM gene encoding 30S ribosomal protein S13 has product MPRLLGVDIPNNKRVEFALQYIYGIGPARAKIICGECGIPESMRASELNEELINKIMNVVAERQYKLEGDLRREIIGNLKRLSAIKSYRGLRHAKGLPVRGQRTSTNARTRKGARKTVGVVTKK; this is encoded by the coding sequence ATGCCAAGACTATTAGGAGTAGATATTCCCAATAACAAGCGCGTCGAATTCGCGCTTCAATACATCTATGGTATCGGTCCCGCCCGCGCGAAAATCATCTGCGGAGAATGCGGAATCCCCGAATCCATGCGCGCAAGCGAACTCAACGAAGAATTGATTAACAAAATCATGAACGTCGTTGCGGAACGCCAGTACAAGCTTGAGGGCGACCTCCGCCGCGAAATCATCGGCAATTTGAAACGCCTCTCGGCAATCAAATCGTACCGCGGCCTCCGCCACGCAAAGGGTCTTCCCGTACGCGGCCAGCGCACGAGCACAAACGCGCGTACCCGCAAGGGCGCACGCAAGACGGTCGGCGTTGTCACCAAGAAATAA